Genomic DNA from Cheilinus undulatus linkage group 10, ASM1832078v1, whole genome shotgun sequence:
TCCTACTTAGAGAAACACTACCAacaggccatgttttgagctgtctACAACTATCCCAAGctttcaaagtgcaaaaatatcagTGTTCTTTATTCTTACGCTACTTCTTTTCCCCCTGAAAGAGGTGAAATATTGAGGCAAAGATCTGGAAAAACTTGGAGAGAAACTGCAGCAGCTaggaattaaaaaagcctcCCTCCAAAGCCCTAAAGAGCAGTGACACACACCCCTTGTATATGGTCTGGTCCTACAAAGTATTCTGGCTTGGTTCTGTCATGGTGGTGATGGGAAATTCTTCTCTTTTCAGAGATCCTTataatttggctcagctcagtagtgCTGGTTGTTTGGATCCCAAACGGCTTTTCATTTGGTACTAGTTTGGCCCAGAATAACCAGTAAAATACCTTTCAACATCATCTACATATCCCATGCAAAATAATcgttaataaaaatgtttggtggTTTTAAAATGTGCCTGGTGTTGCTACTTCAGCACGTAAAGTTATAAAATCATTTCCCATCACTGTGTTAACCATAGAAAGAGGAATTGCGTGTTTTTAAACCCACATTGCCAGCGATAACCTGATACAGTATTACTGTAATACTGCCCATTCCTAGTGTACAATCCCGAGCTGGATCGCAGAGGTTATAGTGAATTCCAAGAGTAAATTTTAATAACGAGCCAGGAAAAAGCATCATAtttaaggatgcacaatattttttttgatgatatccaatatgctgatatttcttCAGTGCActtagcaagaaaaaaaaaaacactgggcGCCCTtagcatcagctgtttttgttgccacACTTCCAGTGctctttttcaaaaacagtAAAGCTTTTTGAACAGTGCTGCACTCGTCAGTGTCACACAAAATATCAGAATTCTTTTTTGAAGGTAAATTTTGCAGAACTGCAGCTGCTGCCTATGCCAGGACAGGATTATTTTACATtgtctttatgttttcttggttaaaagTCCCTATATATGGAAATATGAAGCACATGGAGCTACTTGAAAGCGACTTTATTATACCAACCAGGATGGGCTGTATAGTGGCCAGGGATTTAGCGTTGTCGCGTCACAGCacgaaggttcctggtttgaatccaaGTCGGACCagacctttctgtgtggagtttgcatgctcACCCTGTGCATGCTTGGATTTGTTTGGGTAGTCTGGCTTCCTGccacagtccaaaaacatgcatgttagGTTAAATCGTAACTCTAAAATACccatagatgtgagtgtgagtCAGCCCTTCAATCGACATGCAGCCACTCCAGGGTGCACCCCAGCTCTCACCcaagacagctgggataggcttcagccccaacaaccccaaatgggataagcagtgtaaatagagcagtgtttcccaaccatttttccttggagccttCCCTCATGTTcctaagaaaagtggagccccccaggacccaagagagaaggaaaaggggctcactgccaccaaaaatcaaTGTAGATTTTAAATCTTTCATTGATCAAACACTACAAAAGGCCTATGCAGGCTTTTCTTACCTAAAGTCccttgtataaactacttaatagatactttatcatggttttagtcaatatatGCGAATCTAATTTTGGGAGCCtaagagcagacaaagcctcgcacCCCTCCCTAGGATCTTTGGTTACCCCTgaggggtcccggaccccaggttgggaaccaatgaaaTAAAAGATGGATAAActagaaatgttcatatctgctgatactggtTATTAAAGATAACATTTCCCAATTTGGATATTACACTGATAATATTGTGCCTCCCTATCATATTTATTTTCTCACTTGCTGCTTCTGAAGCGATGTAGTGTGTGTTTCTTACATCTGATCATTTgatcatctttattttacagcatctGTGCTATGACTGTTTTAGgttatgttgttattttttgtcctttctgtCTCCAGCGTTCCTTCCCGTACATATCAGCCATGGTGAACAACGGTTCAGTGAGTTATGACCACGGCAAAGATGGCCGATCGTCAGAGCTCGGAGGCTGCTCTGCTGAGATAAGGAACAGAGATCACGACACGTACCTCGCCATCCGCTACTCTAAAGGAAGGCTCACGGTGGGTAGAAGAGCTGCTTTTCATTCTTGCAGGGATACTCTGTGGATAAtacttctgtttttgtattttcttctgttctgTATTGTGTGGATTTCGTTTTTATATCCACCAGGTGATGGTTGATGTGGACGACAAGAATGAGTGGAAAGAGTGCATTGACATTGGCGGTGTTCGCCTTCCTACTGGATATTTCTTTGGAGCCTCAGCAGCTACAGGAGATCTGTCTGGTAAGGCTGGAGTGAGATGCTGCAGATAAACAGTCATGAGTTAAAGTGTTGCTGATTTTACACTTTGTATGGCGGAGTCAATACAAGCTTTTTCCTGCAGAGTCATAGATCTGGAGgtctattttatatttaacaatGCTCTTCCCAAAAGTCATCGTAAAGGTctatttaaatttgaaaaataagtCTTTAATTTCACTTTTCTAAATTTAAGAGGAATAAACTCTTTGTAGATATCTTAACATTTTATATAAAGTATAAAACAGATGACTGCAACTTTTGCTTTTAATATTGTTTTCCAGATAACCATGATATCATCTCTATGAAGCTCTACCAGCTGATGGTTGAACACACCCCAGAGGAGGAGAATCAGGACTGGACAAAGATCGAACCCAGTGTCAGCCTTCTCAAGTCCCCAAAAGGTAGATTAATGTCGCAGGAATCTTGTCTCTGAcattcaaatcaaataaaattaactttatttgtatagcacatttcatacaggcATAAActtaatgtgctttacagaagatcaaaaacaaacagaaaaagcaatCAGCAGTTCAAGCAATGCTGATATGTTGTACTTTAACAGTTAAAGGCATAAGaaaaaagcagtgttttaaGACCACCCTTTAAAGAACTTAAAGTGTCTACCGACCTCAGGTTAATTGGCAGCTTGTTCCACAGAATAGCACCATAGTGGCTAAATGCACCTTCACCtgatttgcatttaactttaggCACATTTAGACGGCCCATACCTGAAGATCTGAGCGACCTGGTTGGGTGGTAGTGAGTGagcatgtcagaaatgtacTGGGGTGCCATACCATTCAGTGATTTATAAACAAGAAGTAGCACTTTAAAATCGATTCTATATTGGACGGGAAGCCAGTGAAGATTTTTCAGAATGGGTGTGATGTGTTCTATTTTGAGTGGAATATAAAATTAAAGACTATCATAAATTTAAGACTGAAGTCTTGAGACATTTTCTTTGACATAATGTAGAAATGTCGAACAGTCATCCACTGGTCAGACACTGAAGTGAACTGGGACTTTCTCCTTTCTTCCCAGACAACATTGACGACCCTACTGGAAACTTTAGAGGCACGCCCCTCACTGGCTGGAAGGTCTTCCTGCTCCTGCTGTGTGCTCTGCTGGGAATCGTGGTGTGTGCTGTGGTGGGGGCTGTAGTTTTCCagaagagacaggagaggaaCAAGAGGTTTTACTGAGAGCGAAGAACCCCAGAAGAACCGTGTTTGAGAGATGTTTGATGAGGAACAAACTGCTTCCAGATGACAGATTGAGCACATTCAATGTGAATTTTTCTAAAGATTGTACAAATGTTTATATCTTTAAAGCACTGATGATGGTAACTGAGATGTTGGTGAAATGATGGGGGACTAGAGGTTACCATGAGTGACCCTGATCGATGCTGTTATTGTCTTCATGTCTCTCTGTGTTCATTAACGGTCGGGTTAGAAGAGCCCAACTGGTGTTTGTGCTTTGCTCTTCTGCAGATGTGATGCTAAAAATGCTGTTCTTCAGCAACCAATGGTCttctagatttttttatttttttgtcttccagactttttttttaagattatttattGGATGAAGACATAGCACAATCAAAAACGTTACAAAGAAAGTAATTCAAAATAAAGCGGTATTGGCAGACAAAAGAAAACCCAAAGCTGCTTTCACACACAGTcggtatgtttacatgcagtcaCAAGAAGTGGATTTCTGAAGTTAGTTGggctaaaactggacttttgaaTGCATCTTAATGTGTTAGTTAAGTTAATATCGTAGCGAGTTCCTTAAAGTTAGACTAACACACACTGTTGAAGATCAATTTATGCTTACCTGTATCCACCTCAGTCAGACCCCAACTGTTCAGGGCGTTCTACTCATGCTCCACAGCATTCGCATGGAGATTTGACGTAGAAACAGAGCAGTGTAAATGTGTAGCAGAAGTCTTCTTAAGGTGTAGTGTGCATCATTTTTGTACTAATGTATTAACTGTGGTTGGTGGTAAGCTGATACCAGTGTTGTCCAGGTATTATTAATGCCATGAAAttgatttttgcaacaccattGTCACCAGTTTAGACACAGCCATTGTGTTGTGCATGTGCAAGGCATAACCAATGCCACAGACAGCTCAAAATACCAGTCGAGGTGGTGAATCAAAGTAGCATAACAGTGTCAAATGAGTCTGACAACAGCTCAGTTTGAGTTCAGTGGTTTGCATGTTTGTCTCTGACTCTTCAGCTACATTcaaactgcagttaaaagtgacctgagtctgatttttttgttcacaaGTGACTTGTATCTGAGTGATTCTTTCTGACAGCATGAACAGCGCAAGTTgcattgaatctgaccttttcgagtcagattcaggccactttcacatgtggttctaaatcagatctgatcttttggaagttgactgcagtgtgaacatgtAAACATAACATCTAAACTAACAAGGtcagagaaaagatcagaattgtgcattaaggcctgcagtgtgaatgtagccttaAAGAAGGCAAACTAAATGTCCCCTGCTTTTGCTCTCTCTGCTCCAAGTTTGATGTcggtaataacagcaacataatGCAAATGTGTTACTATGCTGAGCTTCTCTGTCTATTGCATCGACTCCATTCGTCTACAGCCCAGCACTGCTGCAGTTTGTGTTGTAACAGCTTAAATAACTGTTGAAGGGTATGCTTTAATTGAtgaattgcttttttttaagtctatGATAGTTAAAAGTAGCAGGCTGTGGCGTTAAATAAGGTCAGAGAAGCTGCTGTAAACACAGTAGCACTCGCCGATATATCTGCTAAAGCAATGTCAGATAGAGATAAACACGCCATTTCTGATAggttcttcaaaataaaagtctgtaactgtTATATTGTTTGAGCACTTTCATGGTGAATACCTGCATCAGGAAATGTTTTTACAGTAGCAGTAACACActtcagcaggagagaaatgaaacttaaaagcACAGGTGAAGTGTTTCTGTGATCATATGCTCAGATGCGAGTTTGGTATGCCCTCACAGGCTAGTTTTAGGGGGAGAATACCAGGATGTAATCCAGTTACTGCAAAGACCAAAACATTACTGTGATATAAATTTTAGGCTGTATGCCCAGCTCAACATGTGAGCAATGTCTACCTGAAGAAGTGTTTGTATAGTGAGACAGCAGTCCAATTAAATAGCCTGATTAAGCTTCAGTCGTAGTTCAGcataactgcatgtaaacatactgagcCACTCCTGAAAACTGACTTCAAGTAGCTATTATACTAGGGGAAATTGGAGAAATATTCAggagtgtgtggatgtgtgaaaacTCAAATTAGACTGGAGAACCCATAAAAAGAATACTTAAATTTGTGTTGGTTgatctctttttgttttttttgtttttttgttttgcttccaTTCTTGCTCTCAGAAACTTTAAAGAAgacatcttttatttttctttgttactGTGCCCATTTACAATTAAAATACAACTGGATTTCAGGCGTGGTAGAATAAATGAAGATTTCTGTCACTGAAATTTTGTGGACATCAGGCTCTCCACGTAAACATTCAAAAAGGAACAGAATCGAGTGCCTAGAAGgataaattactaaaaatgtTATCAGCTGTCATCCCTCTAACAAGACTggaaatgttgctgtttttcttgAACTCTTCATGCCTGAATCCTAACGGCTGAATTTGTTGCTTGTTTTCCTTGCTGGGTTTTTGAGCAGGAGTGAGAGGGGGGTGTTTATCCAGAATATGCCTTAGTTATTAACTCTTTGTTCTATGTTTGATGATGTTAAATTTTACAAAACCTGTGTTTCAGTGACGTTAAGATAATGAGAATCACTAATATGAgtgtgataaataaaaacacacgcTAAATGTTCAGTTCAAAAGTCcttttaaaatcagataaaagagGTGTTAAACATTTGAATGGATTTTTCAGACAGAATAACACTTTAAAACCAGTTTAATATCTTTTGAAGATCTCGTGAGTTTTCATCCAGCTGTTTTCCCTACAGCGTTCTATCATTTCTGTGTCCTAACATCCAGGTTTTATCACTTTCTTTGCTCTCCTGAAGCTTTTCTGTATTTGTTTCTGCTTCATCTGATTTGTCATGAGACTTGACAACTTGAAACCCCCTCTAcggaaataaaataataatgtaaaaaatatgtgAGTTGTGGTGTAACGACAGAAGAAAACTCCTGTGGGGTTAAACCCATTCATTCAGTTgaacttaaaggtcacatattatgcaaaatacaagttttcaggtttttctagcaaaaatatgtgcccctggccagtccacaatccccccaagaatcagaaaaacccattccctctccccctctcgtgctccacctttcagaaaatgtgtgctgaaacaagccagtttaagattttcctctcatgatgtcatgtggggagttagcaccgccaccaggttcagttggccctccatGCTTGGAGGGAatttccgccctcctctcctgattggATCcagagccacattcatttcccgagaggggcggagtcgaacagctcattaacatttaaagctacagacacaaaaaaaacagctcgttctgagcagggctgaaacagagtttttagacatgcaaaagtctacaaacttcacaggcatgttttggagaactcttagaacaatataaacttgtcttaaagtagtaaaatatgtgacctttaagaagTCGCCAATGAGGTAGGGACTGCTGAATTACATATGTACTTAAATAATGATATGGTCAGTGTCAGTACATAGTGCACATGGATTATCCAGATTCCATCAAACTGAAATGGTTGTGCTGTCTAAAAAAGGCCGTGACCAATCAACGTTTATGGGGAGAATGATGTGGTATCTACTGGCTTGGGTTAAGTTGTCCTGCAGCAggtatatacaatggctgccgccagtgtagctattagcttggatgtatcTTTAGTAcagaggcagttttatcagacctggaccacatttctttatcataaaaacaaagtgaagaACAGCCCTGAAAGCTCTTCTCCTGACTTGGTTCAGCATGAGTCAACGATAGTTACAgacagggtttagttgtactgttaACAATAGTACATAATTGTTGTTAccagtgtagcgattagcttagatgtagctatagtacgGCAGCAATTTTAGCCAAATTAGGTcaaatttcttcattaaaatgagcaaagagccacactgaaaatTTTTCATGTCAGAAAAGACCTTTTCTGGCCTCGGCgtgagttttatccaacaagCTCCACCGTTCATGCCCAGCCCAGCACATTTTGTCTTGTTACTCTTTTTGGCCTGcattaaatgtgacagaaagttCCAGTCACGttgtaactattttttttaaagtcccgCCTTTCCTTAACCCTTTTGATGGGGGG
This window encodes:
- the lman2 gene encoding vesicular integral-membrane protein VIP36 isoform X1; protein product: MGNFRVCVRTTVVFLIFELCFVCCDITDGNAEHLKREHSLMKPYQGVGSGHSSQWDFWGSTLVTSSYVRLTPDERSKMGSIWNTVPCYLKDWEMHVQFKIHGSGKKNLHGDGIALWYTKDRLHPGPVFGNQDQFLGLAIFLDTFRNDLHGMDRSFPYISAMVNNGSVSYDHGKDGRSSELGGCSAEIRNRDHDTYLAIRYSKGRLTVMVDVDDKNEWKECIDIGGVRLPTGYFFGASAATGDLSDNHDIISMKLYQLMVEHTPEEENQDWTKIEPSVSLLKSPKDNIDDPTGNFRGTPLTGWKVFLLLLCALLGIVVCAVVGAVVFQKRQERNKRFY
- the lman2 gene encoding vesicular integral-membrane protein VIP36 isoform X2, which encodes MGNFRVCVRTTVVFLIFELCFVCCDITDGNAEHLKREHSLMKPYQGVGSGHSSQWDFWGSTLVTSSYVRLTPDERSKMGSIWNTVPCYLKDWEMHVQFKIHGSGKKNLHGDGIALWYTKDRLHPGPVFSNNALFHGLAVFIDTYSNDDATDRSFPYISAMVNNGSVSYDHGKDGRSSELGGCSAEIRNRDHDTYLAIRYSKGRLTVMVDVDDKNEWKECIDIGGVRLPTGYFFGASAATGDLSDNHDIISMKLYQLMVEHTPEEENQDWTKIEPSVSLLKSPKDNIDDPTGNFRGTPLTGWKVFLLLLCALLGIVVCAVVGAVVFQKRQERNKRFY